From Triticum urartu cultivar G1812 chromosome 2, Tu2.1, whole genome shotgun sequence, a single genomic window includes:
- the LOC125536923 gene encoding uncharacterized protein LOC125536923 isoform X2, which produces MMQQRDVHSSPSRAAKLSHQIELATAPSSPSRTCSRQSYFSMTTRTTSPCVHAPTCPLSQPHHSMPMHSNPRTTMMEVASQHSDECLLVSLSFTDILGLLGAESRIPIIIRDVKRREAWEEVLVEEEEVM; this is translated from the exons ATGATGCAACAACGAG ATGTACATTCTTCACCAAGTCGAGCAGCAAAGTTGTCGCACCAAATCGAACTTGCTACTGCACCATCTTCACCAAGTCGAACTTGCAGCCGCCAG TCCTACTTCTCCATGACGACAAGGACGACGTCGCCATGCGTGCATGCTCCAACCTGTCCCCTGTCGCAGCCCCACCACTCGATGCCGATGCACTCCAACCCGAGGACCACCATGATGGAGGTCGCCTCACAGCATAGCGACGAG TGTTTGTTGGTTTCTCTTTCATTTACGGACATCTTGGGCTTGCTGGGTGCAGAATCAAGAATCCCAATCATCATCAGGGATGTAAAAAGGAGAGAAGCATGGGAAGAGGTACTAGTGGAAGAGGAAGAAGTAATGTGA
- the LOC125536923 gene encoding uncharacterized protein LOC125536923 isoform X1 yields MMQQRDITDVHSSPSRAAKLSHQIELATAPSSPSRTCSRQSYFSMTTRTTSPCVHAPTCPLSQPHHSMPMHSNPRTTMMEVASQHSDECLLVSLSFTDILGLLGAESRIPIIIRDVKRREAWEEVLVEEEEVM; encoded by the exons ATGATGCAACAACGAG ACATTACAGATGTACATTCTTCACCAAGTCGAGCAGCAAAGTTGTCGCACCAAATCGAACTTGCTACTGCACCATCTTCACCAAGTCGAACTTGCAGCCGCCAG TCCTACTTCTCCATGACGACAAGGACGACGTCGCCATGCGTGCATGCTCCAACCTGTCCCCTGTCGCAGCCCCACCACTCGATGCCGATGCACTCCAACCCGAGGACCACCATGATGGAGGTCGCCTCACAGCATAGCGACGAG TGTTTGTTGGTTTCTCTTTCATTTACGGACATCTTGGGCTTGCTGGGTGCAGAATCAAGAATCCCAATCATCATCAGGGATGTAAAAAGGAGAGAAGCATGGGAAGAGGTACTAGTGGAAGAGGAAGAAGTAATGTGA